CCCGCAGCGCGGCCCGCGCGTCGGCGACCACCTGCGGCGAGTACAGCACGTCCCGCACCAGGTCGGTCATGCCGCAGGCGTGGATCATCCGCACCACGACCTGCGAGACGTCGGCCGGCAGGTGGGCCAGCTCGGCCTCGGCCCGAATGGTGGCAAAGGACTCGCGGTAGATGGCCGCGCCGTCCTTCTCGTACTCGATCACGTGGTCCTCCGGGCCTCGGCTACCGCCTCGGCCATCTGCTCCGTTGTCAGGTCCTGCGAAGTCTGTCCGTCACGGCGCTGTCCGTCACTGTGGTGCACCGTCACCCGGTAGCCCTGCCCGGTGGCCAGCACGTCCACCCACTCGCCCGCCGGGTGCCCGCAGCGCCGTTCACAGCCGGACCAGTGCACCGGCAGGCCGGGTACGCCGCGCGTCAGCGCCCGCGCCGCGTCCGCCCGTACGTCGGCGAGCGACTTGGCGCAGCCCGGCGCCCCGGTGCAGGCGGTGGCCCGCTCCCAGGCGGTGCCCGGCGTGGTCAGCAGCCCGTCCGGGGCGGGGCCTGTGGCGCCGGGGAGCACCACGCTGCGCCAGGGGGTGATCCGCAGCTCGGGTGCGGCGGCGGCCAGTTGCCGCCACTGAGCGGCCGTCACCCGGCCGAACCGGGTGCCGACCACAAGGCCGCCGGGGAAGGCCCCGAGCGGAGGCGGAGTGCCGGGGGCCGCGGGCAGCGTTTCGGCACCGGGATCGAGCAGCTCGGGGGCGTCCCGGACGAACCAGGCCTTGGTTCCGCCGAGCACGGCGAGGAACTCCTCGGCGGCGGCGAGCGCGGCCGACGCCTCGTCACCCGGCGCCACCCGACGGGCGGTGGTGGCCCGGCCGAGCCGCAGCAGGGCGCCGCCGCCGGGCGTTGCGATCAATGTCACATCGGCGTCCAGCGCAGCGACGTCACCACGTCCGTCGTCCAGCGCGAACAGGAAAAGTCCGGCCAATCCGGCCGCGAGCGGGCTCGCACACAGCAGCTCGTCCAGCTCCCGCACCCAGGCCCCGACGTCGGCGTGCCCGGCACCGTCCAGCCCGCTGAGCGGGGAGGCGACGATGTTGCGGACCCGCTCGTGGCTCTCCGACGGCAGCAGCCCGGCGGCCCGCAGCGCGGAGCCCAGCTCGGCGCCCGAATCGGCGGGCAGGCCGCGCAGTTGGACGTTGCCGCGCGAGGTCAGCTCCAGCGCGCCGTCGCCCAGCCGCTCGGCCAGTTCGGCCAGCACCGTCGCCTGACGGTCCGTCAGCAACCCGCCGGGCAGCCGGACCCGGGCCAGGGCGCCGTCGTCGGCCGTATGCAGACGGAGCGCCCCCGGGCAGGCGTCACCGCGCGCCCGGTCGGACGGACCGGGGCGTGGTTCGGCAGCGGCAGGCGTGGGTGGCATGGCGGCGAGCATACCGACGATCAGGCGGTTTGCCGGTGTCCGGTGCATCACGTGGTCCTGGTCCCTTCCGCTTCGGCACCCCGTACGATGCTCACCGGACGGGCCTCACGGCCCGGCCATGCCAGCGACGGCATAAGGGGGGCCGCGCGGGTCAGGCTGGATAAGCCTGCGGCGTTGGGGTGCGTGCCTCGGCGGTGCGGAGGAGGGAGTCCATGCGGAGCATCGGCGACCGACGACAAACCGGCGAGGTGCGTGCCCCGGCGTCGCAGGCCCAGCCTGACCCGTGCGGCCCCCCGCCAGGAGGAAACCGGTGCGAACCCGGTGCGGTCCCGCCACTGTGACCACGGCTCAGCCGTGGGAGCCAGGAACTCCTGCCGTCCTCACACTGCCCGGGGCGCGGACCTCGAGGAAGGCTTCACCATGCGCTGTTCCTCGCGGTTCCTGCCTCCGTCCCGGGGCGTCGTCACGGCCGGGAGGGCCTCCGCATGATCCTGCTCCTCTCCACCTCCGACACCGACCTGCTGAGCGCTCGCGCCGCGGCCGGTCCGGTCCCGTACCGGCTGGGCAACCCGGCCCGGCTCGGCGTCGAGGACCTGCCCGAACTGCTGGACGGCACCGACCTGGTGGTGGTCCGCCTGCTCGGCGGCCGCCGGGCCTGGCAGGAGGGCCTGGACGCGCTGCTCGCCGGGCCGCGCCCGGTCATCGTGCTGACGGGTGAACAGGCCCCGGACGCCCAGCTGATGGAGCTCTCCACCGTCCCGGCCGGCCTGGCCGCCGAGGCGCACGCCTACCTCGCGCACGGCGGCCCGGCCAACCTGGCCGAGCTCGGCGCCTTCCTCTCCGACACCGTGCTGCTCACCGGCCACGGCTTCGAGCCGCCCGCCTCCGCCCCCGCCTGGGGTCCGCTGGAGCGTCAGGCCGCCGAGAACGACGGCCCGCTGGTCACGGTGCTCTACTACCGCGCCCACCACATGAGCGGGAACACCGCCTTCGTCGAGACGCTCTGCCGGGCGATCGAGGACCAGGGCGCCCGCGCCC
This genomic interval from Kitasatospora gansuensis contains the following:
- a CDS encoding cobalamin biosynthesis protein CobG gives rise to the protein MPPTPAAAEPRPGPSDRARGDACPGALRLHTADDGALARVRLPGGLLTDRQATVLAELAERLGDGALELTSRGNVQLRGLPADSGAELGSALRAAGLLPSESHERVRNIVASPLSGLDGAGHADVGAWVRELDELLCASPLAAGLAGLFLFALDDGRGDVAALDADVTLIATPGGGALLRLGRATTARRVAPGDEASAALAAAEEFLAVLGGTKAWFVRDAPELLDPGAETLPAAPGTPPPLGAFPGGLVVGTRFGRVTAAQWRQLAAAAPELRITPWRSVVLPGATGPAPDGLLTTPGTAWERATACTGAPGCAKSLADVRADAARALTRGVPGLPVHWSGCERRCGHPAGEWVDVLATGQGYRVTVHHSDGQRRDGQTSQDLTTEQMAEAVAEARRTT